Genomic segment of Desulfovibrio sp. Fe33:
GGACGGTGAAGCGTTGAACGGTTCGGATGAACAGTTCACCATTGCCGGACGCGTGGTCTCCTATCGTTCCTTCGGTAAGGTCACGTTCTTTCACATGCAGGACCGCAGCGGCAGCATTCAGGTCTATGCGGCCCGAGACGAGCTCGGTTCCGATGAATACCAGCTTTTCAAGAAAACTGACATAGGCGACATCGTCGGCGTGACCGGCTCCCTGTTCAGGACCAAGACGGGCGAGCTGACCATCAAGACCAAACATTTTCAGTTGGTGACCAAGTCCATGCGTCCCCTGCCCGAGAAATACCACGGGTTGAAGGATGTCGAGACGCGGTACCGCCAGCGCTACGTGGACCTCATCGTCACGCCCCGGACCAAGGAAATCTTCCAGGCCCGGACGGCCATCATCCGCGAACTGAGGAACATCCTGGACGAGAAGGGCTTCATGGAAGTGGAAACTCCCATGATGCAGGCCATCCCCGGCGGAGCCACCGCCAAGCCTTTCGAGACCTACCACAACGCCCTGGACATGAAGCTCTACATGCGAATCGCGCCGGAGCTTTACCTCAAGCGGCTTTTGGTGGGCGGGTTCGAGCGCGTCTACGAGATCAACCGCAACTTCCGCAACGAAGGTATTTCCACCCAGCATAATCCCGAGTTTACCATGCTCGAATTCTACTGGGCGTACGCGACCTTCGAAGATCTCATGGATTTGACCGAAGAGATTTTCTCCCGCATCGCCGAGAAGGTCACCGGCTCCACCGTGGTCCCGTATCAGGGCGAGATGATCGACCTGTCCGTGGGCGCCTGGACCCGGTTGCCCTTCCACGAGTCCCTGGAGAAGATCGGCGGGGTGTCCCCCGAGGTCTACATGGACTACGAGAAGTGTGCCGCGTTGGTTAAGGAGAAGGGCGAAAAGGTCATCACCGGCGAGAAGCTGGGCAAGCTGCAGGCCAAGCTGTTCGACCTGCTGGTCGAGCCCAAGCTTGTGCAGCCCCACTTCATCTATCATTATCCGACGGATATTTCCCCGCTGTCCCGCAGGAACGAGGAAAATCCCGACATCACGGATCGTTTCGAGCTGTTCATGACCGGCCGCGAGCTGGCCAACGCCTTTTCCGAACTCAACGATCCCGTCGATCAACGCGGTCGATTCGAGATTCAGGTCCAGGAAAAGGAGGCCGGAGACGAAGAGGCCCATTTCATGGATGAAGATTACGTCCGCGCTCTTGAATACGGTATGCCTCCGGCGGCCGGTCAGGGCATCGGCATCGACCGGCTGGTCATGTTGCTTACGGACAGCGCCTCCATCCGCGAGGTCATTCTCTTCCCGCTCCTCAGGCCGGAGGCGGGGTAGAGCTGTATGCGTTTTGAGGCATTCGTCGCACTGAGATACCTGTTCGCGCTGCGCAAGCAGTCGTTCATCTCCGTCATATCGTTGTTCGCGGTTTGCGGAGTGGCCATAGGCGTTGGCGCGCTCATCGTGGTTATCGGGGTGATGAACGGTTTCTCGACGGATTTGCGCGACAAGATTCTCGGAGTCAACGCGCACATTCTGATTACGTCGCTGCGCGGCGGCATCGGCGAGTACCGGGAACTGGCGGACGAAGCGAAAAAGGTTCCGGGCGTCACTGGGGTGACGCCCTTCGTCTATTCTGAGGTCATGCTTTCCACCCGCACCGGGGTCAAGGGCGTGGTCCTGCGGGGCATCGACCCGTCCACTTCCGATTCCGTCCTGTCCCTGTCCAAGGATATGGTCAGCGGGGACGTGAACCGCCTTGAGGACAACGGGGATTTTCCGGGGATCATCATCGGTTCCGAACTGGCGAAGCGCCTCGGGCTGACCGAAGGGTCGCTGGTCAATCTGCTTTCGCCGTCGGGCAGGAGCAGTTCGGCCGGATTCACGCCCAAGGTTAGCCGTTTCGTCGTGGCGGGCGTCTTCCGCACCGGCATGTTCGAATACGATTCCTCCATGGGATATGTCAGCATTCCCGCCGCCCGCCAGTTGCTCGGCTTCAAGGGGGACGTGGTCTCGGGCCTGGAAATCAGCGTGGACGACGTCTACAACGTGAAGAAGATTTCCAGCGACCTCCGCGAGCGGGTCTCGTCCTTCACTGTCTATGTGCGCAACTGGCAGGAAATGAACGCCAATCTTTTCGCAGCGTTGGAGCTTGAAAAGACGGCCATGTTCATCATTCTCGCCATGATTGTCCTGGTCGGGTCGTTCAGCATCGTCACCACGCTGGTCATGTTGGTCATTCAGAAGACCAAGGATATTGCCGTGCTCATGTCTCTCGGGGCCGACAAACGGAGCATCCGCAACATTTTCATGCTTCAGGGGACGTTTATCGGCTTTGCCGGGACGTTCATCGGCTTCCTCATCGGCGTGCCCCTCAGTCTGCTTCTCAAAGAGTACCAGTTCATCAAACTGCCGAGCAACGTGTACCCCGTGGACTATCTGCCCGTCCGGCTGGAGGCGCTGGATCTGTTCACCATCGGCGCAGCCGCCTTCCTGCTCTGTTTTGTGGCCACGATTTATCCCGCTCGCCGGGCGGCCGGCCTGAGCCCGTCGGAGGCCTTGCGTTATGAGTAGGGAGTCGATATACCAACTGATTGATGTCAGCAAAGAGTTCGACGGGCCGTCCGAAGTGGTCCGTGTTCTGCGTGGGGTCGACCTTGAAATACGCAGGGGGGAATCCCTGGCCATTTTAGGGGCGTCCGGGTCGGGAAAGACCACGCTCTTGCACATGCTCGGCACATTGGATTCCGTTTCCGGCGGAAAGATCTTTTTGAATGGCGTCGACCTCGGCACGCTGGCGGACAGGGAACGGGCGGAACTGCGGAACAAGGAAATCGGATTCGTGTTTCAGTTTCATCATCTGCTGCCTGAATTCTCCACGCTGGAGAATGTGGCGATGCCCGCCTTCATTGCCGGGAAGGGGCGCGGCGAAGGGTTGCGCATGGCAAAGGAGGCGCTCGACATGGTTGGGCTTGCCCACAGGCTCGAACACAAGGTAACGACCCTTTCTGGCGGAGAACGGCAGAGGGCGGCCATAGCAAGAGCCATCCTCCTCCGTCCCAAGGTCCTCCTCGCCGACGAGCCGACGGGTAATCTCGACGAGGAGAACGGTTCCAGGATAGGCCGGTTGCTGACCTCGCTTAATAATGAATTGGGTATGACCTTCGTCGTCGTTACACATAATCCGGAACTCGCAGCGATGATGCATCGGCGCGTCGAACTGCGTTCAGGGGAACTCTATGCTCAGTAATTTCGTTCGCGGACTGGCGATGGGGGTAGTCGCCACACTCGTCCTCTTTGTCTCCGGAGCCGCCCACGCCGCCGAAAAGCTCAACCAGGACGTTTCCGTCGCCGTCCTGCCCTTCGATGTCAACGCGGGGGAGGATTTGAGCTATCTCAAGGAGAGTCTTCCCGAACTGCTGAAGGACCGGTTGACCGAAGCCGGGTTCAAGGTTGTCGACCCCAAGGAGGTCGCCCGGCTGGTCGCCGAGAAGGGGTACGCCCGGCTTGATCCCCAAAAGGCACGCGAGCTGGCGCTGCTGGCCAAAGCGCAATTTTCCGTTTACGGCGTTCTGAATCAGATCGGGGAAGACCTGGCCATTGATGCCCGACTGATCGACGCCTACGCCGATGACACCGGCAAGAAAATTTCCGTAACGAAGAAAGGGCTTATCAATCTTCTGCCCGCGGTTGACGCCCTGGTCGACCGTATGCGTATGGATCTGCTGCGCCTCGACATCGTTTCCAAGGTCGATGTGGAAGGCACCAAGGTCCTGGACAAGGACGTTGTCCTTATGCGCATGACCATGCAGAAGGGCGACATGATTACCGGCAAGGCGATCAATACCGCCCTGAAAAATGTCTACGATCTCGGATATTTTGATGATGTTCGAGTAAAAGTTGAGGACGCGGAGGACGGCAAGAACGTCATCTTCGTGGTTAAGGAAAAACCGCGCATCCAGGCCATCGGCGTGCGCGGGGCCAAGGAAATCGACACCGATGACATCATCGAGGCCGTTTCCACCAAGAAGGGTAGCGTCGTCAACCCCAAGGTCCTGTCCGACGACATCCGCGTCATCCGCGAGATGTACCGCAAGGAAGGCTACTACAAGGCCAACGTCACTCAGGAGATCGAGGATGCTG
This window contains:
- the lysS gene encoding lysine--tRNA ligase — its product is MLEALQAKDELNSVIKTRVEKACLLLDSGIDLYPNNFRRDTEIKSIWDRHGETDGEALNGSDEQFTIAGRVVSYRSFGKVTFFHMQDRSGSIQVYAARDELGSDEYQLFKKTDIGDIVGVTGSLFRTKTGELTIKTKHFQLVTKSMRPLPEKYHGLKDVETRYRQRYVDLIVTPRTKEIFQARTAIIRELRNILDEKGFMEVETPMMQAIPGGATAKPFETYHNALDMKLYMRIAPELYLKRLLVGGFERVYEINRNFRNEGISTQHNPEFTMLEFYWAYATFEDLMDLTEEIFSRIAEKVTGSTVVPYQGEMIDLSVGAWTRLPFHESLEKIGGVSPEVYMDYEKCAALVKEKGEKVITGEKLGKLQAKLFDLLVEPKLVQPHFIYHYPTDISPLSRRNEENPDITDRFELFMTGRELANAFSELNDPVDQRGRFEIQVQEKEAGDEEAHFMDEDYVRALEYGMPPAAGQGIGIDRLVMLLTDSASIREVILFPLLRPEAG
- a CDS encoding lipoprotein-releasing ABC transporter permease subunit; this translates as MRFEAFVALRYLFALRKQSFISVISLFAVCGVAIGVGALIVVIGVMNGFSTDLRDKILGVNAHILITSLRGGIGEYRELADEAKKVPGVTGVTPFVYSEVMLSTRTGVKGVVLRGIDPSTSDSVLSLSKDMVSGDVNRLEDNGDFPGIIIGSELAKRLGLTEGSLVNLLSPSGRSSSAGFTPKVSRFVVAGVFRTGMFEYDSSMGYVSIPAARQLLGFKGDVVSGLEISVDDVYNVKKISSDLRERVSSFTVYVRNWQEMNANLFAALELEKTAMFIILAMIVLVGSFSIVTTLVMLVIQKTKDIAVLMSLGADKRSIRNIFMLQGTFIGFAGTFIGFLIGVPLSLLLKEYQFIKLPSNVYPVDYLPVRLEALDLFTIGAAAFLLCFVATIYPARRAAGLSPSEALRYE
- a CDS encoding ABC transporter ATP-binding protein; translated protein: MSRESIYQLIDVSKEFDGPSEVVRVLRGVDLEIRRGESLAILGASGSGKTTLLHMLGTLDSVSGGKIFLNGVDLGTLADRERAELRNKEIGFVFQFHHLLPEFSTLENVAMPAFIAGKGRGEGLRMAKEALDMVGLAHRLEHKVTTLSGGERQRAAIARAILLRPKVLLADEPTGNLDEENGSRIGRLLTSLNNELGMTFVVVTHNPELAAMMHRRVELRSGELYAQ